A genomic segment from Chitinophaga flava encodes:
- a CDS encoding response regulator transcription factor, producing MKLLLIEDEPAVVSVITRGLAEAGYEVSVAPDGASGLRMALDNPSFVLIILDVMLPNMNGIEVCRSLRNAQLSTPILMLTALGTTENIVIGLDSGADDYLVKPFKLAELEARIRSLLRRKSNIAVPVVPAAEQTAVLQLGDLELNTDTKAANRQGNTIQLTATEYRLLEYLMKNPRKVLSRMEILEQVWGIDFNTNTKVVDVYINYLRKKINKNNLPELIQTVTGLGYMLKENE from the coding sequence ATGAAATTATTATTGATAGAGGACGAACCGGCTGTGGTATCAGTTATCACGCGCGGTTTGGCGGAAGCCGGCTATGAGGTAAGCGTAGCGCCTGATGGCGCCAGCGGTCTGCGTATGGCGCTGGACAATCCCTCTTTTGTACTGATCATACTGGATGTGATGCTGCCCAATATGAATGGGATAGAAGTATGCCGGTCCCTGCGTAATGCACAGCTCTCTACTCCTATCCTGATGCTCACCGCACTGGGTACCACAGAAAATATCGTCATAGGACTGGATAGCGGTGCAGATGACTATCTGGTGAAGCCGTTTAAGCTGGCTGAACTGGAAGCGCGTATACGCAGCCTGCTGCGGCGGAAAAGTAATATAGCCGTTCCCGTAGTGCCGGCAGCAGAACAGACTGCCGTGCTCCAACTCGGCGACCTGGAACTGAATACCGACACCAAAGCCGCCAACAGACAGGGAAACACCATACAGCTTACCGCCACCGAATACCGGCTGCTGGAATATCTGATGAAAAATCCGCGCAAAGTACTGTCGCGTATGGAAATACTGGAGCAGGTGTGGGGCATCGATTTCAACACCAACACAAAAGTGGTCGATGTTTACATTAACTATCTCCGGAAAAAAATCAACAAAAACAACCTGCCGGAACTGATACAAACCGTTACCGGACTGGGTTATATGCTGAAGGAAAACGAATGA